GATTTAGTACCTTGCATAAATGATGAAATTGAAATGAGatgttaaaaaaatattaattagaAATGAACATTGAATCAAATACGTGATGACATGAATGCATTGGCCAGGGTTTTAAACCATCATTGTTCACTAGTTAATCAATATGAAATTTAATAATACCAAGTGAAAAGTTGTTTACATTTAAGAAAAAGATGTTTGTAGCTGTTAAGTAATGTGATCTTGAACCTTTTGTCGTGGAATCTGTTTTACACGTCAAAAACTAATTTAAACTCTATTTTTGTTGTAATAATCTAATTATAATAATTTGATCCAAGTTAGTGAAAAGTGTAAAAGCACTTcaataaataaaaatgattttttttacaGTTGCTTCTAGTTAAATATCTTTAAGAACAAATAAACATCTATTATAAACAATGCCTGCCGAAACACCCAATGCACTCTGTTCATAAGGTTGTCCACACGTGATGATAAATGCATGTATATTAATTACATTAAATCCATTTCGTACTCATTCTAATTTATGCTCATTTTGGTGTGCGgttaaaaattgttgtgctgTGAAAAAAATGTTAGTGAAAAAAGTGATTAGTGTTtggtatttttttaatttatatatattgagatataatatataaaaataatatttttgagaagtTTTGATACTAAAATTGATGAATGATTCTTACAAAAGTTGAAAATAACTTTTTACAAAAATATGAAAAGACATGTTTTTACAAAAGTTGCAATAATAATACCATGGACTTATCCTTTTCACCTCCATTTCACACGTATATTCAATATATTTTTTAAGAGATTCGAATGGTTTGACTTTAATCCTCGAAAAGTGTTCCGGTTCAAATCGTATATACGCGTTCTCACACCTGCATTGTCGCTTCATTAATCTCGCTTAGATTTTTTAATACTCGTATAAATCTCGGCCGATTAATTGTAGTTTTGATCGATCCCGTCTTGATTAATCGTTAATCGTGTTAAAGTATGGTTTTTTTAAAAATCTGTCAAAAGTCAAGCAGCTCAGGAAAAATCGATTAAATTGGGTCAAAAATCGGTTGAATTGGTCAAagtttaaaaatataaaaaaaaattaagaaaaattataattttttaaaaataattattattatttaacatttaataattaatattattaataatatattaatatattgaCTCTTTTACATCCAGAAACAATCGTATATTCTTATATCCCAAATTATCTACACAAATCGATTCACAATCTTAAGGTAATCTAAATTTATTCGATGATTACATTTTttatatttcattttttttatatttgtaTTGTTTTGTCATATGCTCAAtcgatttattttaaatattaaggTTTGAACTAGTAAGTAGTAATTTTCTAACTACGAAAATCTTGAATTAATGATAtgtagttttatttttataaatcttATGAAAGATCATTTAAAtagaattatttattattatttattaaataaattgcTTCTGATTAATCAATCCGATTAATTACCGAAAATCTGATTAATCACTGAAAAATCTCTCCACCGAATAATCTCGATTTCCGTTTTTTAAAACATCGATCCAAATATACGATACAAATATCAAAAACCCTAGTCTAGTCTAGTCCAGAGACTCTAGTGGTTTCCTCCTAATACTTGAGATCCACGCTTCTCGCTTTGCTTGCTTCCGCATTTTCACTCTCATCACgttctctctcactctctccaCCTGTGCTTTCTTCATGTTCGCTTCGTCtctttctttattttatttatatacaGTGCCCGGTGGACAACATTTTAGTTCGAGAAGACGTAGTAGTGAAAATAATTGTTCTGCACTTTTTAAAATTGCAGTTATTATTAACATATATCAAAGACCtttatttatgtatttattattAGTATTTGGTTAGGTTCTCGAGGATTTATTAATTGTTTTTTTAACTAACTTAATGCTGAATATTGACGAATTGATTGTATATAGTGATTCAGATAAATTAATGGAGGTGATGTGTGTGATACATGCTACTCAGACTTCCTTTCTGTTGAGCTGGTAAGGCCTGTATTTCTTATTTTTACTAATTTTATTCACTGTTTTTGTTATTTAATCATAAATTTTGGACTGGAAATTGTTCTGTTTGTTTGATTTTGCTACATGCGGTATTCAATTAAGATCAAATTAGTATATACGTTAAGGCCTGCTGATGTTGAGTTAGATGCTTAGATAGCAGTATCTACTTGGACTGTTTTTGAATTTTTTGAATTGTTTCATGATCGTGAAGAAACTTGTTTTGTTGATTATATGTCCGGAGAATCAATTAACTAGCACAGGAAGTAGCAGATATGATATCTGTTTTACCAATACAGAAGTTTCATGCTAAACATTCTGTTTCTCCTGAGTACTTTTCATATATTTGTACTAGTGATTCGTTAAGAAAATGTTACGTACAAACTACAAACAATTGGTGAACCGTGAACATATGATGTTGattgaattttattttttattgcAGTATTAGATCAGTCCCATGCCGACCGAGCTGAGGCTAGATACGGTTATTTGCCAAGACGTGGAGGAGTTAGAATTTAGCTCTTCAAATGATAAAGTAAATGTGGTACACAAGTTACTTGATACTTTCCTTTGGCAAGGAAGGTGGTCTAAGAACAATATTACTACGCCTAAAGAACGAAGAACATCCGGTGAGAACAGGTGAAGTAATTTACTGTATTTCTATCTGTTAGATCAATTGACTATTTAATTGAACTTTTGTATTCATATTATTCTTTGTTGGAATTTTGCCACCTTAATAATATTACTAGTACATTTGGATGTACCATTCCTTTTTGGCCAATTCAGCTATTTAGAACTTTGGATAAAGGACTAATAGTCTTATACTCCCCTTGACAAAAAGAGAGAGTCTTATACTCCCATCCATACTTGATACAATCAAAACAAATAGATAGATGGCGAAATAAGTCCTTTGATTTCTTTATAACATGTATGTCATGATTTAATTTAGAGATTTATTAGAAGTTCCTCCTTTGAGCAGGTTTTCTAGAGCAAATCGAGCACAACCGGATAGCACTGCTGCAATAAATGTTGAAAGCAAGAGAGAGCATGGATCTGGAAGAAGCTCTGGACCTCTATTGTCAGGAACAGCATACTGCATTTCATCTTGCAGCATGATATTGCTCaataaaattgttctatcaaGTTATGCCTTTGATGCAGGCATATCATTGATGTTGTATCAGGTACTTCCGTCTTATTCCATATTACCGTCTTCTAGCTATTTCCGACATTTCGAATATTGtgatttatatttttaaattagaGTTGTATTCATTGAAAACTCACCGAAAAGTAATGATTTTTTGTTTGGTTAAATTGTAAACTAATGGTTAATTTGTTACCATCTTCTGCAGAACCTCATTAGTTGTATACTAGTTGCTCTTTTGAGTTTGTTTGGAGCAGTCACACTGGAAAAGCTGAATTGGAAACTGATAAGGGTGTGGCTTCCGGTCAATGTCATATTTGTGGCTATGCTTGTATCAGGCATGTACAGGTATGTATTAAAGCCAACTAAATTGTGAAATAGATGAACTAAATTCAGTCTTGACTACAAATAGATTCTCTTTAACAAAGAGTCATCACTTAGATATGAAATCTGACATTCCGTCTTTTATGTTGTAAATCTTAATTCTTCTAAAGCTATATCCAATCTTGTTTAATTGATGCATCCTAGTGTTTTCTGTTTAATGTTTTCAGTTTGAAATACATAAATATTGCAATGGTGACTATCCTGAAGAACGTGACAAATATTTTAACAGCAATTGGTGAACTATATTTGTTCCGAAAGCGTCAGAATCAGCAAGTTTGGGCTGCCATGTTTCTCATGGTATATAATCTCTTCTCGTAAAATCGGTTCCGATTGTTCGTTTCATTTTTTAACAAATATGTGGTTTGGTAGGGGAAGCAGAGGTTATAGGTACATTTGGTTATCCTGTTTTGTAATTTAGGGTTTAATTTTTCTGTGCTTACAAGTGTATCTGTCTGCTTGAATAGGAGTATGACTAGATTCAATTCTTCATTTAATTATGTTGCATATTAGATATTTATTTCCAATTTGGTCTCCTATAAGTTTAGTTTCAGCATTTTGTATGTAAAGTTATATTGGCATTTTGTTATGCTTGCCTACCTCGACTTTACAATAAAATGGAAATTAAGTTTTTCATTAGGTGATGTTGATGTACCAAATGCGAGAGTTAATAGCGATACTGTCCTCCAACTACCTTCTGTTTTTTTTCCAATCAGAAGGCTTATTTTCTGTAATTGGTGCATTGCAGATTATCTCTGCAATAACTGGCGGTATAACAGATCTCACATTCGATTCTGTGGGTTATGCATGGCAATTTACGAACTGCGTTTTAACTGCAAGCTACTCGGTATGTAGTTTCTGCAAGGTCAACCATTTGATCCTGGCCACTATAACTCAGATTGTGTAAACAGTTTATTATTGCTGCAAAATCAGCTGACCTCTATATATGAAGCATTTCAATTTATTAAAGTCCATATGAAGTGTTTCTACACTTCTATATTCTCATATAGTGCTCTGCATTTTGCAACAGCTCACCCTGCGTCGTGTGATGGATAAAGCAAAGTTGATGACTGAATCTGGATCTCTTAATGAAGTTTCAATGGTTTTGCTTAATAATATGTTATCTTTACCATTTGGAATCTTCTTGATTTTGCTGTTCAGTGAATGGGACTATGTAATTAATACGTAAGAAAATTTTCATGTATGAGATCAGTTATCAATATTCATTATCCCGTGTATCCTTAACAATTTTGAAATCTAAACTGGCAGGGAAGTAATCAAGATGCCTATGTTTTGGGCAGTGGCAACAGCTAGTGGGGTACTTGGACTCTCCATTAGCTTCACATCTATGTGGTTTCTTAATCAAACTGGCCCAACCACCTACAGGTAATATAGTTGCATCCAACAATCTTACTGCTAAAACCCCAATTATGCACATTCTAATTTGATTGCAGTAGATTCACGGTGAATCATTTTGTTGCTAGTAAAGTTTTTGGCATGTCCTGGATGCTTGACATTTGTGCATGTCTTGATATTTTTGACAGTTTGGTCGGATCACTAAACAAGATACCTATCTCTATTGTTGGTATCGTATTATTTAAGGTCCCGGTCAGCCTTACAAATCTCTTCAGCATCCTCTTCGGTAATTATCCAAGTCATaccaagaaattggcagtttGAATAGTTTAATCTGAACTTATATTAATGAATACGTAATATGTACTTTACAGGTCTATTTGCTGGGGTGTTCTTTGCAAAGGCAAAAATGGCCTGATCCTTGGATTGAATGTGCTAAATAAAGTTGTCAAAAGGTAAAAGAATATACACACTCAAAGGTTAGTCAGGAATTTACATGCTGCTGGTAGTCGTAAGATTCTAGTGGCTACAACATACACAAGACGAGCATTCTCATAATCAAAGACAATCAAGAAGTTAGTCTCAGAGCTGATATATACTTGTAACTTCTCAAGAGATCAGCGTCGTGGGTTAAGCTCTTCCTGTTCCAGTCTTTATAGTTTATAATAATGTTGCTTGGATTAATTTTTGATTAATTATAAGTTATAACATATGTGCCTGAGTACACTAAAAAGTTATGACATAGTGGTAGTAACAACTGTTAGATAATTTTCTACCACACTACGTGTTCATATCGTTTCATTTTTATTCCATAACATAAACTAGTATCTACAATGCCCTGGCGGAACTTTATCACTAAAGTTTTGGAGGTTATTTAGCCTCGTCGCAAGGTACCGATTCGTTCCACTTCATGGCTTGGGTTCAAATCTTCAAGGAGTTTGGTCTAATACTCCAATACTCTTAGTAATGGCGTGTGTTCGAAGATTCAAGTCTTTGAAGGAGACGTGTGTGCCCCTAAGCCCCCTCCCCATATTTTTATGAAAATTACATAAATTTAAAGAAAAACGGATCCTCGGGGAGGAATCCTTGGGATTATTTGCCCCTATATAAGCTTTTTTTTTTGGAAAGAGAATAAGCTGGTCTATTACTCAATATTAGCTACTGGAATAGCTGCTAACTCCACAGGGACAAACCCCCTGCTGGAAATGCGTCCAGGTGATGAACAAGCAGCTTTATTAATTGCTTGTtcctattatatttttattaactcATAAGTTGCATAAACTCTAAAAGTACCACAACCTTGTTATTTTAAGTTTTTCACCTTCTTGTCATTTTAAGTCGGTTATAATTTTAAGTTTAGCAGAATGGCTGTAGCTTAATACTACTGTTATTTGGAAAAACAAGTTAATTCACAAATTCTCAGTAAGTGTCCGTTtaggaaaattttaaaataaagaatttataatttaaaattaataagtgacttaaaagtgataagtagataaatacttataagttatttaaGTGTTTGATTAATTTTACTTATAACTCAGAATTTTTTATCTTAAAtgacgtgaaataaataatttttaaaaataattatcttaattcatgacttttaaattaacttaatatttaaaaatatatatttaaaaactaaaattaataaaagagtgaaaaaataaaataaggtGATAAAAAatacgtcgttactaacattaaacttatcagcttataaattataaattcgacTTATAAGTTAGTCGACAAATAGTCCGATATAAATATTTACGGGCTTAAAAAATATAAGTAACTTGTAGGCCCATACACAAACAGCTCGtatgtttataattttattacaAACTGGGCCTTGTGGGCCTTGTTTTGTGTTATAAGTTTTGGGCCTTGTTTTGTGTTATAAGTTTTGGGCCTTGTATTGAGTGGGATCCGATGTa
The sequence above is drawn from the Apium graveolens cultivar Ventura chromosome 2, ASM990537v1, whole genome shotgun sequence genome and encodes:
- the LOC141705891 gene encoding GDP-mannose transporter GONST2-like → MPTELRLDTVICQDVEELEFSSSNDKVNVVHKLLDTFLWQGRWSKNNITTPKERRTSGENRFSRANRAQPDSTAAINVESKREHGSGRSSGPLLSGTAYCISSCSMILLNKIVLSSYAFDAGISLMLYQNLISCILVALLSLFGAVTLEKLNWKLIRVWLPVNVIFVAMLVSGMYSLKYINIAMVTILKNVTNILTAIGELYLFRKRQNQQVWAAMFLMIISAITGGITDLTFDSVGYAWQFTNCVLTASYSLTLRRVMDKAKLMTESGSLNEVSMVLLNNMLSLPFGIFLILLFSEWDYVINTEVIKMPMFWAVATASGVLGLSISFTSMWFLNQTGPTTYSLVGSLNKIPISIVGIVLFKVPVSLTNLFSILFGLFAGVFFAKAKMA